The following coding sequences lie in one Phycicoccus duodecadis genomic window:
- a CDS encoding response regulator transcription factor: MTEALRVVVVDDHRIVRDGLEALLGALEGVEVVGTAADGREAVHVVTETAPDVVLMDIQMPRLDGIEATRYLTGRSPAPRVVMLTMNEDEDTVVTAVRAGASGYLLKGSGAVEVEHAVRTAAAGGLVFGAAVAARVAALLAGAPPRAAAPAFPQLSERERTVLDRMAAGMGNDAIAADLYVSNKTVRNAVSTIYAKLGVPDRAAAIIAAREAGLGRR, encoded by the coding sequence GTGACCGAGGCGCTGCGCGTCGTCGTCGTCGACGACCACCGGATCGTGCGCGACGGCCTCGAGGCCCTGCTCGGTGCGCTCGAGGGCGTCGAGGTCGTCGGGACGGCGGCCGACGGGCGCGAGGCCGTCCACGTCGTCACCGAGACCGCACCGGACGTCGTCCTCATGGACATCCAGATGCCACGACTGGACGGCATCGAGGCCACCCGCTACCTCACCGGCCGCTCCCCCGCCCCGCGGGTGGTCATGCTGACGATGAACGAGGACGAGGACACCGTCGTCACGGCGGTGCGCGCCGGCGCCTCGGGCTACCTGCTCAAGGGCTCCGGAGCGGTCGAGGTCGAGCACGCGGTGCGCACCGCGGCCGCGGGCGGGCTCGTCTTCGGCGCGGCCGTGGCCGCCCGGGTCGCCGCGCTCCTGGCCGGCGCGCCGCCGCGGGCTGCGGCGCCCGCCTTCCCCCAGCTGAGCGAACGGGAGCGCACGGTCCTGGACCGGATGGCCGCCGGGATGGGCAACGACGCCATCGCGGCCGACCTCTACGTCTCGAACAAGACCGTCCGCAACGCCGTGTCGACCATCTACGCCAAGCTCGGTGTCCCCGACCGGGCGGCGGCCATCATCGCGGCGCGCGAGGCCGGCCTCGGTCGCCGCTGA